One Ascaphus truei isolate aAscTru1 chromosome 22, aAscTru1.hap1, whole genome shotgun sequence DNA segment encodes these proteins:
- the WIPI1 gene encoding WD repeat domain phosphoinositide-interacting protein 1 isoform X2, with product MEAGGAAAEGPAGGSCCLSYNQDCTSLAIGMKTGYKLFSLGSVEQLDLVHESSEASDVYIVERLFSSSLVVVVSHAKPRQMNVYHFKKGTEICNYNYSSNILSVRLNRQRLVVCLEESIYIHNIKDMKLLKTLLDTPQNTTGLCALSINHSNSYLAYPGSSSIGEIMVYDANSLKTECTIPAHDSPLAAMAFNSTGIKLASASEKGTVIRVFSVPEGQKLYEFRRGMKRYVNISSLVFSMDAQFLCASSNTETVHIFKLEQLAARPEENASWTGYMGKMFQAASNYLPTQVSDMMNQDRAFATVRLNFSGQKNACTLVTIQKLPRLLVASSSGHLYIYNLDPQDGGECVLIKKHSLLGAGKAETDGESEECPVPASYAATLARPSTAPPSSTMTGYSEDGGALRGELIPEHELAAGSIRLDDENEFPPISLCRGGQTVRDDVS from the exons ATGGAGGCCGGAGgagcagcagcggaggggccggcGGGAGGGAGCTGCTGTCTCTCCTATAACCAGGACTGCAC GTCCCTGGCTATAGGAATGAAAACGGGCTACAAGCTTTTCTCCCTGGGCTCTGTGGAGCAGTTGGACCTCGTCCATGAAAGCA GTGAGGCCTCGGACGTGTACATCGTGGAACGCCTCTTCTCCAGCAGCCTGGTGGTCGTGGTCAGCCACGCGAAGCCTCGACAGATGAATGTTTACCACTTCAAGAAAGGCACCGAGATTTGCAACTACAACTACTCCAGCAACATCCTCTCCGTCAGGCTGAACCGGCAG CGGTTGGTTGTGTGCCTGGAAGAGTCTATTTATATTCATAACATCAAGGACATGAAACTCCTCAAAACCTTGCTGGATACTCCACAGAACACAACAG GTCTATGCGCACTTTCTATCAACCATTCCAACTCCTACCTGGCATACCCCGGCAGCTCCTCTATTGGCGAGATCATGGTGTACGATGCCAACTCCTTG AAAACTGAATGCACGATACCTGCCCACGACAGCCCCCTTGCTGCCATGGCTTTCAACTCTACAGGAATAAAATTAGCCAGCGCTTCCGAGAAG GGGACTGTGATTCGTGTGTTTTCCGTTCCCGAGGGGCAGAAACTGTACGAATTTAGGCGAGGGATGAAGAG GTACGTGAACATCAGCTCTCTAGTCTTCAGCATGGATGCTCAGTTCCTCTGCGCGTCCAGCAACACGGAGACCGTGCACATCTTCAAACTGGAGCAGCTCGCCGCCAG GCCAGAAGAGAACGCCTCCTGGACCGGTTACATGGGCAAGATGTTTCAGGCCGCTTCCAACTACCTCCCGACCCAAGTATCGGACATGATGAACCAGGACCGGGCTTTCGCCACCGTGCGGTTGAACTTCTCAGGCCAGAAGAACGCTTGCACCTTGGTCAC AATTCAGAAGCTGCCACGACTCCTGGTGGCGTCCTCCAGCGGCCATCTCTACATCTACAACTTGGACCCGCAGGATGGAGGGGAGTGTGTCCTAATAAAGAAACACAG TCTGCTTGGAGCGGGGAAGGCCGAGACAGACGGCGAGAGCGAGGAGTGTCCTGTCCCAGCGTCTTACGCAGCCACATTGGCCAGACCCAGCACGGCACCCCCCTCATCCACCATGACAG GTTATTCGGAGGACGGGGGAGCCCTGCGCGGAGAACTTATTCCCGAACACGAGTTGGCCGCAGGATCCATCCGTCTGGACGATGAAAACGAGTTTCCGCCT ATAAGTTTGTGCCGCGGCGGGCAGACGGTCAGAGACGATGTGTCGTGA
- the WIPI1 gene encoding WD repeat domain phosphoinositide-interacting protein 1 isoform X1 yields MEAGGAAAEGPAGGSCCLSYNQDCTSLAIGMKTGYKLFSLGSVEQLDLVHESSEASDVYIVERLFSSSLVVVVSHAKPRQMNVYHFKKGTEICNYNYSSNILSVRLNRQRLVVCLEESIYIHNIKDMKLLKTLLDTPQNTTGLCALSINHSNSYLAYPGSSSIGEIMVYDANSLKTECTIPAHDSPLAAMAFNSTGIKLASASEKGTVIRVFSVPEGQKLYEFRRGMKRCMKGIPVPCVYVNISSLVFSMDAQFLCASSNTETVHIFKLEQLAARPEENASWTGYMGKMFQAASNYLPTQVSDMMNQDRAFATVRLNFSGQKNACTLVTIQKLPRLLVASSSGHLYIYNLDPQDGGECVLIKKHSLLGAGKAETDGESEECPVPASYAATLARPSTAPPSSTMTGYSEDGGALRGELIPEHELAAGSIRLDDENEFPPISLCRGGQTVRDDVS; encoded by the exons ATGGAGGCCGGAGgagcagcagcggaggggccggcGGGAGGGAGCTGCTGTCTCTCCTATAACCAGGACTGCAC GTCCCTGGCTATAGGAATGAAAACGGGCTACAAGCTTTTCTCCCTGGGCTCTGTGGAGCAGTTGGACCTCGTCCATGAAAGCA GTGAGGCCTCGGACGTGTACATCGTGGAACGCCTCTTCTCCAGCAGCCTGGTGGTCGTGGTCAGCCACGCGAAGCCTCGACAGATGAATGTTTACCACTTCAAGAAAGGCACCGAGATTTGCAACTACAACTACTCCAGCAACATCCTCTCCGTCAGGCTGAACCGGCAG CGGTTGGTTGTGTGCCTGGAAGAGTCTATTTATATTCATAACATCAAGGACATGAAACTCCTCAAAACCTTGCTGGATACTCCACAGAACACAACAG GTCTATGCGCACTTTCTATCAACCATTCCAACTCCTACCTGGCATACCCCGGCAGCTCCTCTATTGGCGAGATCATGGTGTACGATGCCAACTCCTTG AAAACTGAATGCACGATACCTGCCCACGACAGCCCCCTTGCTGCCATGGCTTTCAACTCTACAGGAATAAAATTAGCCAGCGCTTCCGAGAAG GGGACTGTGATTCGTGTGTTTTCCGTTCCCGAGGGGCAGAAACTGTACGAATTTAGGCGAGGGATGAAGAG GTGCATGAAAGGAATCCCAGTGCCCTGTGT GTACGTGAACATCAGCTCTCTAGTCTTCAGCATGGATGCTCAGTTCCTCTGCGCGTCCAGCAACACGGAGACCGTGCACATCTTCAAACTGGAGCAGCTCGCCGCCAG GCCAGAAGAGAACGCCTCCTGGACCGGTTACATGGGCAAGATGTTTCAGGCCGCTTCCAACTACCTCCCGACCCAAGTATCGGACATGATGAACCAGGACCGGGCTTTCGCCACCGTGCGGTTGAACTTCTCAGGCCAGAAGAACGCTTGCACCTTGGTCAC AATTCAGAAGCTGCCACGACTCCTGGTGGCGTCCTCCAGCGGCCATCTCTACATCTACAACTTGGACCCGCAGGATGGAGGGGAGTGTGTCCTAATAAAGAAACACAG TCTGCTTGGAGCGGGGAAGGCCGAGACAGACGGCGAGAGCGAGGAGTGTCCTGTCCCAGCGTCTTACGCAGCCACATTGGCCAGACCCAGCACGGCACCCCCCTCATCCACCATGACAG GTTATTCGGAGGACGGGGGAGCCCTGCGCGGAGAACTTATTCCCGAACACGAGTTGGCCGCAGGATCCATCCGTCTGGACGATGAAAACGAGTTTCCGCCT ATAAGTTTGTGCCGCGGCGGGCAGACGGTCAGAGACGATGTGTCGTGA